One Mycobacterium kubicae genomic window carries:
- a CDS encoding CAP domain-containing protein, which translates to MTMKVTIFAAFSVCAVSTTVLGTVAGFSARADDSGSALYSGVNRLRQSCGLLGDDPRLTEAAQRHANDMLKNGVDGHIGSDGSSPQARIADAGYTRTGHTGEIVYWGTGSAATPSAALDAWMGSPPHRTIMLNCVFTAGGFATARDGNKMTAVVDFGGP; encoded by the coding sequence ATGACGATGAAGGTGACAATCTTCGCCGCCTTCTCTGTCTGCGCTGTTTCGACAACGGTTCTCGGCACAGTCGCTGGATTTTCCGCGCGCGCAGACGATTCGGGGAGCGCGTTGTACAGCGGCGTCAACCGGCTCCGCCAGTCGTGCGGCCTTCTCGGCGACGACCCGCGTTTGACAGAAGCAGCGCAACGGCACGCCAACGACATGCTGAAGAACGGTGTGGACGGCCATATCGGTTCGGACGGCTCGTCACCGCAGGCGCGTATCGCGGATGCGGGCTACACCAGGACTGGCCACACAGGTGAGATCGTCTACTGGGGCACTGGATCCGCCGCAACTCCGAGCGCAGCCCTCGACGCGTGGATGGGAAGTCCACCACACCGAACGATCATGTTGAACTGCGTGTTCACCGCAGGCGGCTTTGCCACCGCCAGGGACGGCAACAAGATGACCGCCGTCGTTGACTTCGGGGGTCCTTAA
- a CDS encoding MMPL family transporter encodes MLRRLAENSVRRPKLVLAAVLVLLGISVVLGGSVSDKLGTGGNTDPKSESSQADEFLDQHFGTTSNLVIQLLPREGTVDSNEAAAVRDQVLRAIAAEPKAKVTRTFGDEGAGDLRSKDGRSGLVLVHVGGTADEAADTAKRIIASLPHDTNVTVRAGGALGVQQEIRDKVKQDLKTSESIAVPISLAVLVIVFGGLVAAVLPVVVGVVSIVSTLSVLLLMTTITDVSVHALTVTTAFGLGLSIDFGLLMVSRFREELTNGRDHQQAIVATVITAGRTILFSAATVTLAMTSLLVFPTYFLRSVGLAATATVLLSAFSAIVVLPALLALLGKRVDSLSIIRRKVAPSADSMFWRRFAEVVTRRPTLFALPVVAMLLGLGIPFLKVEFATPDERALPTDSSARLVAESLQRDFTLDPSQAITLVTRNDAGALQTLAPEVSRMDGVVLVTGPVGRYQHGQAEGQPPAVSGASYAVVYLSVQADSDTAQHLVRDIRAKITNHQIEVGGPTATLLDSRAAIAEKLPLAIGLIAVSTFILLFLFTGSVVVPVKALLLNLLVLSAVLGIMVWIFQEGHLASVLGITPAPLNLSMVVLLCAIAFSLSVDYEIFLLSRIKEARDSGLSNTASTVIGLGRVGRIVTSAALLLTITFISFANGLSFMKMFGIGTALAVVIDATIIRGVVVPAFLRLAGDLNWWAPRPLRWLHSRIGISEAPEAQAEAAREAEVPAPVEEPLPSGPVPVLPPREIEVIPGQHLVSNVNGAVIVVAHRERSPLTAQSVAAQQMAALTEMVRRTDAQQMVSAFLQVARETTWTRTLVDVGIIIPTAAGLEVLLCGSVTVAFDDGVRQTVLHGRGRLLHRSVPVPAVAAVITVDEVGQRAQPPAVESGVYKLAEGTVPGHGAVVWSTQATSAPRQAPAVPVAPVSPAGDDNFSTAKTVEKSLPKRWVVLDDSSRFELDRDCVIGRDPHGSDAAKRGLRPIRIDDHTGEMSRAHVEVRIVDGAVVVVDRNSTNGVFLRETAQQGWTRLAPWEPVTWRPGAFVQLGGRILRLHLSVGDEPHSSPRADVRYQSPRRVPAARVYGAPSRNNLAHAICVNALRQQHG; translated from the coding sequence ATGTTGAGGCGTTTGGCCGAAAACTCCGTGCGTCGCCCCAAGTTGGTGCTGGCGGCGGTTCTGGTCCTGCTCGGCATCAGCGTCGTGCTCGGCGGCTCCGTGTCCGACAAGCTCGGGACGGGCGGCAACACCGATCCGAAGTCGGAATCGTCGCAGGCCGACGAATTCCTGGACCAGCATTTCGGCACGACCTCCAACTTGGTCATTCAGTTGCTCCCCCGCGAGGGCACCGTCGACAGCAACGAGGCCGCAGCGGTCCGGGACCAGGTACTGCGGGCCATCGCGGCCGAACCGAAAGCCAAGGTCACCAGGACCTTCGGCGACGAGGGCGCCGGGGACTTACGCAGCAAGGACGGCCGCTCGGGCCTGGTGCTCGTGCACGTCGGCGGAACCGCGGACGAGGCCGCAGACACGGCCAAGCGGATCATCGCCAGCCTGCCGCACGACACCAATGTCACCGTGCGCGCCGGCGGCGCCCTCGGCGTTCAGCAGGAGATCCGGGACAAGGTCAAACAGGACCTCAAGACCAGCGAGAGCATCGCGGTGCCCATCTCCCTTGCCGTCCTGGTCATCGTCTTCGGAGGCCTCGTCGCCGCGGTGCTACCGGTGGTGGTGGGCGTCGTCTCGATCGTCTCCACCCTGTCGGTGTTGCTGCTCATGACGACCATCACCGACGTCTCTGTGCACGCCCTGACGGTGACGACCGCGTTCGGTCTCGGCTTGTCCATCGACTTCGGCCTGCTGATGGTGTCGCGATTCCGCGAGGAGTTGACCAACGGCAGAGATCACCAGCAGGCCATCGTCGCCACCGTCATCACCGCCGGCCGCACCATTCTGTTCAGCGCGGCGACTGTCACGCTCGCGATGACCAGCCTCCTGGTGTTCCCCACCTACTTCCTGCGGTCGGTCGGGCTGGCCGCGACCGCCACCGTCCTGCTGTCGGCGTTCAGCGCGATCGTCGTCCTGCCCGCACTGCTGGCTCTGCTCGGCAAGCGCGTCGACTCCCTGTCCATCATCCGCCGAAAGGTCGCGCCCTCAGCCGATTCCATGTTCTGGCGACGTTTCGCCGAGGTGGTCACACGTCGTCCCACGCTGTTCGCGCTGCCGGTGGTGGCGATGCTGTTGGGGCTCGGGATTCCGTTCCTCAAAGTCGAATTCGCCACGCCCGACGAGCGCGCGCTGCCGACGGACTCCAGTGCGCGTCTGGTGGCCGAATCGCTGCAACGGGACTTCACGCTGGACCCCTCCCAAGCCATCACGCTGGTCACCCGCAACGACGCCGGCGCGCTGCAGACCCTGGCGCCGGAGGTGTCGCGCATGGACGGCGTCGTGCTGGTCACCGGCCCCGTCGGCCGCTACCAGCATGGCCAGGCGGAAGGACAGCCGCCGGCAGTGTCGGGGGCCAGCTATGCGGTCGTCTACCTGTCGGTTCAGGCGGACTCGGACACTGCCCAACACCTGGTGCGTGACATCCGGGCGAAGATCACCAACCACCAGATCGAAGTCGGCGGACCGACCGCCACGCTGCTGGACAGTCGCGCCGCGATCGCCGAGAAGCTGCCGTTGGCGATCGGCCTGATCGCGGTTTCCACGTTCATTTTGCTGTTCCTGTTCACCGGCAGCGTCGTGGTACCGGTGAAGGCGCTGCTGCTGAATCTCCTTGTCCTGAGCGCGGTTCTGGGCATCATGGTCTGGATCTTCCAGGAAGGGCATCTGGCCTCGGTCCTGGGAATCACTCCTGCGCCGCTGAACCTGTCCATGGTCGTGCTGCTCTGCGCCATCGCATTCAGCCTGTCGGTGGACTACGAGATATTCCTGCTCAGCCGGATCAAGGAAGCCCGCGACTCGGGTTTGTCGAACACCGCGTCGACCGTCATCGGGTTGGGCCGGGTCGGGCGGATCGTCACCAGCGCCGCGCTGCTGTTGACCATCACGTTCATCTCCTTCGCCAACGGCCTGTCGTTCATGAAGATGTTCGGCATCGGGACGGCGCTGGCCGTCGTCATCGACGCGACGATCATTCGCGGCGTCGTGGTACCGGCGTTTCTGCGCCTGGCCGGCGACCTCAACTGGTGGGCCCCGCGCCCACTGCGCTGGTTGCACTCGCGCATCGGCATCAGCGAAGCACCCGAGGCCCAGGCGGAGGCGGCCCGCGAGGCCGAGGTGCCGGCCCCAGTCGAGGAACCGCTGCCCAGCGGTCCGGTGCCGGTCCTGCCTCCGCGCGAGATCGAGGTCATCCCCGGTCAGCACCTGGTGTCCAACGTCAACGGTGCGGTCATCGTCGTCGCGCACCGCGAGCGTTCGCCGCTGACCGCCCAATCCGTCGCCGCACAGCAGATGGCGGCGCTGACCGAAATGGTGCGGCGCACCGACGCCCAGCAAATGGTCAGCGCATTCTTGCAAGTCGCTCGGGAAACAACCTGGACGCGCACCCTGGTCGACGTCGGCATCATCATCCCCACCGCGGCCGGTCTCGAGGTCTTGCTGTGCGGCAGTGTCACCGTCGCGTTCGACGACGGCGTCCGGCAAACGGTGTTGCACGGCCGCGGCCGCCTGTTGCACCGATCCGTGCCCGTACCCGCGGTGGCGGCGGTCATCACCGTCGACGAAGTGGGTCAGCGGGCGCAGCCCCCGGCTGTTGAGAGCGGCGTGTACAAGCTCGCCGAAGGAACCGTGCCGGGGCACGGCGCCGTCGTGTGGTCGACGCAGGCCACGTCGGCACCGCGGCAGGCGCCGGCCGTTCCCGTCGCGCCGGTGTCGCCTGCGGGTGACGACAACTTCTCCACCGCAAAGACGGTCGAGAAGTCACTGCCCAAGCGATGGGTTGTGCTAGACGACAGTTCTCGATTCGAACTCGACCGAGACTGCGTGATCGGCCGTGATCCGCACGGATCGGATGCCGCCAAACGCGGACTTCGCCCGATCCGCATCGATGACCACACGGGCGAAATGTCCCGCGCCCACGTAGAAGTCCGGATCGTCGACGGAGCGGTCGTGGTCGTCGACCGCAATTCCACCAACGGCGTCTTCCTGCGCGAAACCGCGCAGCAGGGCTGGACCAGACTCGCCCCCTGGGAGCCTGTGACATGGCGGCCCGGCGCCTTCGTCCAACTCGGCGGTCGGATCCTGCGGCTACACCTGTCCGTCGGCGACGAGCCGCACTCCAGCCCACGAGCCGATGTGCGGTACCAGTCACCGCGGCGGGTGCCGGCGGCCCGCGTTTACGGCGCGCCATCGCGAAACAACCTCGCACACGCGATTTGCGTCAACGCATTGCGTCAGCAACACGGCTGA
- a CDS encoding alpha/beta hydrolase domain-containing protein: protein MTVESVHTHKVYSHTDSRYEWVEATVNFAVDPDSPANNRIVDLEHAPRDADGLVRYDADLRLLRPVGGGNGKLLFVVPNRGVPTYAPWFKNGFLLERGWTIASCGWQWDVQRGPATLGLTAPQADVPAGFLRLEWRSDSANEVHALSFSAPEIESVPGAQALFTFTDYPTVDVNDAEAVLTVRTSPDAEPTTIPRESWRFTDQTHVTVDGGFQPFHTYELVYRTSLAPVVGCGLLAIRDIVSHLRADGIDHTFAYGVSQSGRLLRHFLYEGLNVDESGMPVFDGVFSDFAGAATGEFNHRYAQPSVTQTNGFGNLAPFGHADLLARQRELGGVPKTIFTNSASEYWHGDGALLHVDPDTGQDLPEDPDVRTYLIAGADHFGSSPIKDALPAANPVHRLDVTPVNRALLIALDQWVSDGVEPPASQVPRTGNGTAVSRKEVLSAFAHAAAPDPASLRYARRVDLGPDADRGIGRWPVQLGETYVDLVSAVDADGNEVAGIRLPAIAAPLATYTGWNSRKHVDELPDVLYERIGSKLAFPPGRPSVTERWSTREDYAVAVRAAAESLAANGFLLAEEIDAVVAKAAAGY from the coding sequence ATGACCGTCGAGTCAGTTCACACGCACAAGGTGTATTCGCACACTGACAGCCGCTACGAGTGGGTAGAGGCGACCGTCAACTTCGCCGTCGACCCCGACAGTCCCGCGAACAACCGCATCGTCGACCTCGAGCACGCGCCTCGCGACGCCGACGGGCTCGTTCGCTACGACGCTGACCTGCGTCTGCTTCGCCCGGTCGGTGGCGGCAACGGCAAACTGCTGTTCGTCGTCCCCAACCGTGGCGTCCCCACTTATGCGCCGTGGTTCAAGAACGGCTTCTTGCTCGAGCGTGGGTGGACGATCGCCTCGTGCGGCTGGCAGTGGGACGTGCAACGCGGACCGGCGACCCTGGGGTTGACCGCCCCCCAGGCCGACGTGCCGGCCGGCTTCCTGCGCCTGGAATGGCGCTCGGACAGCGCCAATGAGGTTCACGCGCTGAGCTTTTCGGCTCCCGAAATCGAGTCCGTGCCCGGCGCCCAGGCGCTGTTCACGTTCACCGACTACCCGACGGTTGACGTCAACGACGCCGAGGCCGTCCTGACGGTGCGCACCTCTCCGGACGCTGAGCCCACCACGATTCCCCGGGAATCCTGGCGGTTCACCGACCAGACGCACGTCACGGTCGACGGCGGGTTCCAGCCCTTCCACACCTATGAGCTGGTGTACCGGACCTCGCTGGCACCCGTTGTCGGCTGCGGCTTGCTCGCGATCCGCGACATCGTCTCGCATCTGCGGGCTGACGGCATCGACCACACCTTCGCCTACGGCGTCTCCCAGTCGGGTCGCCTGCTGCGCCACTTCCTCTACGAGGGTTTGAATGTCGACGAGTCCGGCATGCCGGTTTTTGACGGGGTGTTCAGCGACTTCGCCGGTGCCGCGACCGGCGAGTTCAACCACCGCTACGCACAGCCGTCGGTCACCCAGACCAACGGCTTCGGCAATCTCGCCCCGTTCGGGCACGCGGACCTGCTGGCCCGGCAGCGCGAACTCGGCGGTGTGCCCAAGACGATCTTCACCAACAGCGCGTCCGAGTACTGGCATGGCGACGGTGCACTGCTGCACGTAGACCCTGACACCGGCCAAGACCTGCCCGAAGACCCCGACGTCCGCACCTACCTGATCGCGGGCGCCGACCACTTCGGCAGCAGCCCCATCAAAGACGCGCTGCCGGCCGCCAACCCGGTGCACCGCCTGGACGTCACGCCCGTGAACCGGGCCCTGCTGATCGCGCTCGACCAGTGGGTCAGCGACGGCGTCGAACCGCCGGCCAGCCAGGTCCCGCGGACCGGCAACGGCACCGCCGTCTCCCGCAAGGAGGTGCTGTCGGCTTTCGCCCACGCCGCGGCGCCGGACCCCGCGTCGCTGCGCTACGCGCGCCGTGTCGACCTTGGCCCCGACGCCGACCGCGGCATCGGTCGCTGGCCGGTCCAACTCGGCGAAACCTACGTCGACCTGGTTTCGGCGGTCGACGCGGACGGCAACGAAGTGGCCGGCATTCGCCTGCCCGCCATCGCCGCGCCGCTGGCCACCTACACCGGGTGGAACTCCAGGAAGCACGTCGACGAGTTGCCCGACGTCCTTTACGAGCGGATCGGCAGCAAGTTGGCTTTCCCGCCGGGGCGGCCGTCGGTCACCGAAAGATGGTCGACACGCGAGGACTACGCCGTTGCGGTTCGCGCGGCCGCCGAATCACTTGCCGCCAACGGGTTCCTGCTTGCCGAAGAAATCGACGCCGTGGTGGCCAAGGCGGCCGCGGGCTACTGA
- a CDS encoding emopamil-binding protein — MYSPELARPFAPHRQRTYVWLLSIVGAVFVFMTIAEATGLLPPTRTVDVAANVIFGVPVIVLPLILFWKARGEQRSRLALAAELTLIYVPLTIGSQLTYELPFLIGHPFHLWEPTSDPGWRWLWWQYGLADTRYRSDNNWIFGLEFGAVVVGLVLGVVWLRLLRKDLPDESRIKCLWLTFFGITVLLAGTVVYYVSEIRALFGDVEQGAYGLWFKFVGENVPYMILPFFVLYAIYLQVDFLTRRAGAQAGSAAASAATPRPAEPLPA, encoded by the coding sequence GTGTATTCGCCAGAGCTAGCCCGCCCCTTCGCACCGCACCGCCAACGCACGTATGTCTGGCTTCTGTCGATCGTCGGGGCGGTGTTCGTGTTCATGACGATCGCCGAGGCCACCGGATTGTTGCCGCCCACCCGCACGGTCGACGTGGCGGCGAACGTCATCTTCGGCGTTCCGGTGATTGTGCTGCCGCTCATCTTGTTCTGGAAGGCCCGCGGCGAGCAACGCTCACGGCTGGCGTTGGCCGCCGAGCTCACCTTGATCTACGTGCCGCTGACCATCGGCAGCCAGCTGACGTACGAATTGCCTTTCCTCATCGGTCACCCGTTCCATCTCTGGGAGCCGACCAGCGACCCGGGATGGCGATGGTTGTGGTGGCAGTACGGCCTGGCCGACACCCGCTATCGCAGCGACAACAACTGGATATTCGGCCTGGAATTCGGAGCGGTAGTGGTTGGGCTGGTGCTGGGCGTCGTGTGGCTGCGTCTGCTCCGCAAAGACCTGCCCGACGAGTCGCGCATCAAGTGCCTGTGGCTGACATTCTTCGGCATCACGGTGCTGTTGGCCGGCACCGTCGTCTACTACGTGTCGGAGATCCGCGCCTTGTTCGGCGACGTCGAGCAAGGCGCTTACGGGCTGTGGTTCAAGTTCGTCGGAGAGAACGTGCCGTACATGATCTTGCCGTTCTTCGTCCTCTACGCCATATATCTGCAAGTGGACTTCCTGACTCGACGGGCCGGTGCCCAAGCCGGGTCGGCGGCCGCCAGTGCCGCCACTCCCCGACCGGCCGAGCCGCTACCGGCTTAG
- a CDS encoding TauD/TfdA family dioxygenase, which produces MSTSVKKATHTMPAAQRQSMAGPTVWDSASLGEYDYMIAVEPQQAAACLRIRDRLRRRGRRLDTIEASDFQEPALTEIARGIRHCLGLGPGFCVLRGLPLQDWTDEEASMLYWGLGTYLGAPQPQNRQGDRVYLVQDTGQSVAEARGSKTNSELIFHTDSACAYAGSLPDVLGLLCLRKSVSGGESVMISGHTAYNTLLQAHPDLVDELYGEFCFDRSHETELGEDPITVGSIFTDTNEGVKIRYNRLHIELGHYRGGKPLTDRQRQALDAFDRALNDPANFVEFTLTPGDVLFADNHVTLHNRRGFVDATEVAQRRCLVRLWLAGEPLN; this is translated from the coding sequence ATGTCCACTTCGGTCAAGAAAGCGACGCACACGATGCCGGCTGCCCAGCGGCAGTCAATGGCCGGACCCACTGTCTGGGACAGCGCCAGCCTGGGCGAATACGACTACATGATCGCGGTAGAGCCGCAACAGGCCGCCGCTTGCCTGCGGATCCGCGACCGGCTGCGCCGCCGCGGCCGGCGGCTCGACACCATCGAGGCCTCCGACTTCCAAGAGCCCGCACTCACCGAGATCGCCCGCGGCATCCGCCACTGCCTGGGCCTGGGTCCCGGCTTCTGCGTGCTGCGCGGCCTGCCCTTGCAGGACTGGACCGACGAGGAAGCGTCGATGCTGTACTGGGGCCTGGGCACATACCTCGGTGCCCCGCAGCCGCAGAACCGGCAGGGCGATCGCGTCTACCTCGTCCAGGACACCGGCCAGTCGGTCGCGGAGGCCCGCGGCTCGAAGACCAACTCCGAACTGATCTTTCACACCGACTCGGCGTGCGCCTACGCCGGCAGCCTTCCCGACGTCCTGGGCCTGCTGTGCCTGCGCAAGTCGGTATCCGGCGGGGAATCGGTGATGATCAGCGGCCACACCGCGTACAACACGCTGCTGCAGGCACACCCCGATTTGGTCGACGAGCTCTACGGCGAGTTCTGCTTCGACCGCTCGCACGAGACCGAACTGGGCGAGGACCCCATCACCGTCGGCTCGATCTTCACCGACACCAACGAGGGCGTGAAGATCCGCTACAACCGCCTGCACATCGAACTGGGCCACTACCGCGGCGGCAAACCGCTCACCGACCGGCAGCGACAGGCACTCGACGCGTTCGACCGTGCCCTCAACGACCCGGCCAACTTCGTCGAGTTCACGCTGACGCCCGGTGACGTCTTGTTCGCCGACAACCACGTGACGCTGCACAACCGGCGTGGGTTCGTCGACGCCACCGAGGTGGCGCAGCGGCGCTGCCTGGTACGCCTGTGGCTGGCCGGTGAGCCGCTGAACTGA
- a CDS encoding AbrB family transcriptional regulator, whose amino-acid sequence MNAYQLIVIALACGVLTWSLARFAPKTVSTAGLAAQGVIGVYTGLMAREISFGALGSNWPIVIAVAVGTLIISVAGGALLGMHRDVTPLTGGLALVAGGSTGLVAIARDLGADDRVVAAVQYLRVALVTAAMPVVATVVYHGTQGSGSQVGETRSQTSYSGLLLLAAIVVVGAAVGRYVRLPGAGLLIPMAITIMLEFSGLAGNLTVPMVLVQAGIVMIVWQTVFAFDRESLRAVRRILPGAFALIMVINVAAAGLGVVLAKVAGLSMLDGYLSTSPGGIYAVLGTAAGSGSNVTFVMASQVIRVVVMLFAAPFVARLFTRFTPRIAMPRLVSRRLVPLPA is encoded by the coding sequence ATGAACGCGTACCAGCTCATCGTCATCGCCCTTGCCTGCGGTGTTCTCACCTGGTCGTTGGCCCGGTTTGCGCCGAAGACGGTGTCGACAGCAGGGCTGGCGGCCCAGGGTGTGATCGGCGTCTACACCGGGCTGATGGCGCGCGAGATCTCCTTCGGCGCGCTGGGCTCCAACTGGCCGATCGTCATCGCGGTCGCCGTCGGGACCCTGATCATCAGCGTGGCGGGCGGCGCGCTGCTCGGCATGCACCGCGACGTCACCCCATTGACCGGGGGACTGGCGCTGGTGGCCGGCGGCTCGACCGGGCTGGTCGCCATCGCGCGCGACCTGGGCGCCGACGACCGTGTCGTCGCCGCGGTGCAATACCTGCGCGTCGCGCTGGTCACGGCGGCCATGCCAGTGGTTGCGACAGTCGTCTACCACGGCACCCAGGGCAGTGGATCGCAGGTCGGCGAAACCCGTTCGCAGACCTCCTATTCCGGGCTGCTGCTGCTTGCGGCCATTGTGGTGGTCGGCGCGGCGGTCGGCCGCTATGTGCGACTGCCCGGAGCAGGGCTGCTGATCCCGATGGCGATCACGATCATGCTGGAATTCTCCGGGCTGGCGGGCAACCTGACGGTTCCGATGGTGCTGGTTCAAGCCGGGATCGTGATGATCGTCTGGCAGACGGTGTTCGCGTTCGATCGCGAGTCGCTGCGTGCTGTGCGACGGATCCTGCCCGGCGCGTTCGCGCTGATCATGGTGATCAATGTCGCGGCGGCCGGTCTCGGTGTGGTCCTGGCCAAGGTGGCCGGGCTGAGCATGCTCGACGGCTACCTGTCGACCAGCCCGGGCGGCATCTACGCGGTCCTCGGCACCGCCGCGGGGTCGGGCTCCAACGTGACGTTCGTGATGGCGTCCCAGGTGATCCGGGTAGTGGTAATGCTGTTCGCCGCGCCGTTCGTGGCGCGGCTGTTCACCCGGTTCACCCCGCGGATCGCGATGCCGAGGTTGGTGAGCAGAAGGCTGGTCCCACTTCCCGCGTGA
- a CDS encoding helix-turn-helix domain-containing protein, whose protein sequence is MTFKEPDRSAAPGKARSVIESAFILLDLVAELQPVRLVDLSAASAIPHPTVHRLLRQLVETGAVRREGSRYALGTSLLRLGASVTPASRLRIAARRPMAELATITGAAVSLSADLGDGPVYLDTVDARSPARFVAKAGAHVPPETAQRRAHDHLATTVPLVDAGQVAVDHSCVAMGIPFGSSSGIAVVATLIPAPRPPNQMLAATRWAAERIAESLREYLSR, encoded by the coding sequence ATGACCTTCAAGGAGCCCGATCGTAGCGCCGCGCCCGGAAAGGCCCGGAGTGTCATCGAGAGTGCGTTCATTCTTCTCGACCTTGTCGCCGAACTGCAGCCGGTACGGCTGGTAGACCTCAGCGCGGCCTCGGCCATTCCCCACCCCACGGTGCATCGCCTGCTGCGGCAGCTGGTCGAGACCGGAGCGGTTCGGCGCGAAGGATCGCGCTATGCGTTGGGCACGAGCTTGTTACGCCTCGGCGCCTCGGTAACCCCCGCGTCGAGGCTGCGCATTGCGGCCCGCAGACCGATGGCCGAGCTGGCCACCATCACCGGAGCCGCGGTGAGTCTGTCCGCGGACCTCGGTGACGGCCCTGTCTATCTCGACACCGTCGATGCCCGCTCGCCGGCCCGATTCGTCGCGAAGGCCGGCGCTCATGTTCCGCCGGAAACGGCGCAACGGCGCGCGCACGACCATCTCGCGACAACGGTGCCCCTAGTGGATGCCGGTCAAGTGGCCGTCGACCACAGCTGTGTGGCGATGGGCATCCCGTTCGGGTCGTCGTCGGGCATTGCGGTCGTCGCGACGTTGATCCCCGCCCCACGTCCGCCGAACCAAATGCTTGCCGCCACTCGCTGGGCGGCCGAACGGATCGCCGAGTCGCTGCGCGAGTACCTAAGCCGGTAG
- a CDS encoding alpha/beta hydrolase, giving the protein MCMASVTSRCSRAGAEALRQGAQLAADVKDTYRAGALLLRGSPFAVGWVAGWLATEFPPHVVTGHALTRVSPAAINKVGTTWAAQRADQALSAALTQSFGADFRDQVMHPTANPAVRARRGGLLPKPKPGPHRRYAAKTSDISYGPAGRDNLLDIWRRPDLSPGSRAPVLIQVPGGAWAVNGKRPQAYTLMSKMVELGWICVSINYSKSPRCAFPAHLIDVKRAIAWVRENIADYGGDPDFVAITGGSAGAHLASLAALTPNDPAFQPGFERADTTVQAVAPYYGVYDFTDFDNMHEMMLPFLEHFVMKARYADQPERFAAASPISYVHRDAPPFFVLHGEKDELVPSGQSRSFCAALKDAGAATVAYAELANAHHAFDITPTVRSRLAADAVSDFLGVVYGRREHALLESLALSASPAS; this is encoded by the coding sequence ATGTGCATGGCCAGTGTGACTTCGCGGTGCTCGCGGGCGGGCGCCGAAGCCCTCCGGCAGGGGGCGCAGCTCGCCGCTGACGTCAAAGACACCTACCGGGCCGGCGCCCTGCTGCTACGAGGCTCGCCGTTTGCCGTCGGCTGGGTCGCAGGCTGGCTGGCCACCGAGTTCCCTCCGCACGTGGTGACCGGGCATGCGTTGACCCGGGTGTCACCGGCGGCGATCAACAAGGTCGGTACCACCTGGGCAGCTCAGCGCGCAGACCAGGCGCTCAGCGCCGCCCTCACGCAATCCTTCGGCGCCGACTTCCGCGACCAGGTGATGCACCCGACCGCCAACCCGGCTGTGCGGGCACGCCGCGGCGGTCTGCTTCCCAAGCCCAAGCCCGGGCCGCATCGCCGCTACGCGGCCAAGACGTCCGACATCTCCTACGGCCCGGCCGGCCGCGACAACCTGCTGGACATCTGGCGCCGTCCCGACTTGTCACCCGGAAGCCGAGCTCCGGTCCTCATCCAGGTACCCGGTGGCGCGTGGGCGGTCAACGGCAAGCGCCCGCAGGCCTACACACTGATGAGCAAGATGGTCGAACTCGGCTGGATCTGCGTCTCGATCAACTACAGCAAGAGTCCGCGCTGCGCGTTCCCGGCGCACCTGATCGACGTCAAGCGGGCCATCGCCTGGGTGCGCGAGAACATCGCTGACTACGGCGGTGACCCGGATTTCGTCGCAATCACCGGCGGCTCGGCGGGAGCGCACCTCGCGTCCCTGGCCGCGCTGACACCCAACGACCCCGCCTTCCAGCCCGGCTTCGAGCGCGCTGACACCACAGTGCAGGCCGTCGCGCCCTATTACGGGGTCTACGACTTCACCGACTTCGACAACATGCACGAGATGATGTTGCCGTTCCTGGAGCACTTCGTGATGAAAGCCCGCTACGCCGACCAGCCCGAGCGGTTCGCGGCGGCATCCCCGATCTCGTATGTGCACCGCGACGCGCCACCGTTCTTCGTTCTGCACGGCGAGAAGGACGAATTGGTTCCCAGCGGTCAGTCCCGATCCTTCTGTGCGGCGCTCAAGGACGCCGGCGCAGCGACGGTGGCCTACGCCGAACTGGCCAATGCCCACCACGCGTTCGACATCACGCCGACGGTCCGGTCCCGGCTGGCCGCCGACGCGGTGTCGGACTTCCTGGGGGTCGTCTACGGCCGGCGCGAACATGCGCTGCTGGAATCGCTGGCACTGTCGGCATCACCGGCCAGCTAA
- a CDS encoding nuclear transport factor 2 family protein — translation MTEVSTPAMDHDAMVAMWERHTSYEFELRDADLTVSTMVPDARVMHLPTMSGASGRDALRDYYAEVFIPAQPRDIALEFVARSLGDDVLVDECIMRLTHDREMPHLLPGVPPTGALLEVPFVVVVKFRGALMASETLYWDQAQVLGQAGLLSANGVALPELSEVCGYLRQAH, via the coding sequence ATGACCGAAGTCAGCACACCTGCGATGGACCACGACGCGATGGTCGCTATGTGGGAGCGGCACACCAGCTACGAATTCGAACTCCGAGACGCCGACCTCACGGTCTCGACGATGGTTCCCGACGCACGCGTCATGCATCTTCCGACGATGAGCGGAGCGTCGGGCCGTGATGCGTTGCGCGACTACTACGCCGAGGTCTTCATTCCAGCTCAACCGCGCGACATCGCCCTCGAGTTCGTGGCGCGATCACTCGGCGACGACGTCTTGGTCGACGAGTGCATCATGCGGCTCACCCACGACCGCGAGATGCCGCACCTTCTTCCTGGCGTGCCACCGACGGGCGCGCTACTGGAGGTTCCGTTCGTCGTGGTGGTGAAGTTTCGCGGCGCCCTGATGGCCAGCGAAACGCTCTACTGGGACCAGGCCCAAGTCCTGGGACAAGCAGGCTTGCTCTCGGCAAACGGCGTAGCGCTGCCCGAGCTGTCCGAAGTCTGCGGGTACCTACGGCAGGCCCACTGA